The window TTCTTCCATCGTTCCATTCTGCTTCTTCAGTGCTATGGTTTTTGTCTTCAAGCTTATCCcttcatggtcacaagatggttGCCACTGCTCCATGAATCACCTCTTCGTATAGTCACATCCAGAGACAAAAAAAggaactattctttttttttcatatctctaACGTTCCATTTTTAAGAACAAGCAAAACTTTTTCTAGAAGCTCCTCAGTAGACTTTCCTCACATTTTGTTGGCCAGAAGTGTGTCTTATGCTCTGCTAAACCCAGTCACCAGCAAGGGAATTAGACTACCATGGTTGGCTTAGACAAATCAAAGTTTGCCCTCTGGGGCCTGGGTGGGGGTCCTTTCCCTGAATATATCCTCACATAGGATAAATCAACAAGTCAGTGTTCTgccaggggaaagggagggtgctGTTAATGGAGTTGAGATAGCTTTTGGGTAGTAACCAAGAGTGTCTGTTATATCCTGCTAGAAGTAATAAGAGCTGAAGTAAGGAAGTGGTAGTGGCAATGCACAAAAAGGTCTTTAAAGCCCCATCCAAGCCGCAGTGAGCTCTATAAATGGTTAATGTTACAAATAGTAGCAGCCAAAGTTAACCAAAGCAAACACTGAACTCAGAGATGGGCCTCAGTTCTGTTTGTGAATCAGCATTCCTTGCCAAGTTTTCATCAgcctgaaaaggaaaagaatccaACAGTAATATTCCACCAGAGCAGACATTGCATTATTCCAGGTCAGAAGAGTCATAAAATGAAAAGCATGCTTCCTTTACTGAAGGAATGTTACTGCTGTTTAATGACCCAACAATTCAGAGAGTGGGTGCCTAGTCAgtgttcctttccttctcctcccagGCTTCTCCCCAACATCTTGGACTCAATTTAGTGGTGTGTGATTTTCACACTGAATCATTTTCTTCCTGCCCTAGtgctaaaaaacaaacagaacaaggAAATTCCTAAGAAGCtctattcataataataaaaaaaaactcaaaacaacCCAAAAGCCTATCAATAGGAGGACAGATAAGttgtgatatatttatacaatggaatactactcaaccttGAACTGAGCATTGAACAATTAGAGCCAAAGGAAGAGTCCCAAATTCTCATTCCCTCACAGCTGCTGCCCTCAGTCCCAGGGGCCTCTTTGGTACTGGCAGTAGCCTGAGGCCTGAGGTGACAGTAGGGAGAGCCACACGGAAGAGAGACCCCTCTAGGCTGGAACAGCTCTAGGCAGGGGTGCAGGCCACTCCCATTTTGGACCTGCCTTCCCAGGTCAGATCAGGGACCAAACAAGTGGCTCAGATAGTGTGGGCAGAAGCCTCTGCCCCAGCCTTGTCTCCCACCCACTCCTACCCTTGACCGCTGGGACAGTACAAGAGAATCATAGTTCGTTAGAAACAGAGCCTCCTGGTAGTGTACATAAACCAATTTCTGTCACGTTTAGACATCGACTCTCACAGCCTCTGAAATCTTGGCCTTTGTCCTCTGGACGACTCCATTTGATTGTGTGGCTGAGGCCTTCTGACAGTAGAATATGTTTTCAGTTAACCCAGAGCACTGCCTCTCTCTGCTCACTTCTCAGGAACCCCTCGGAGGCTTCAATTTAGCTGagctcagggtttctcagcctcggcactgttgacatttggggccagatgacTCCTTGTTGCCGGGGTGCGGAGGCTGTCCTGAGCATGGTAGGCTGTTTGGCAGAATCCCTGGCCTCTTCACACGACTGCTTCCCCAGTAGCATTACCACCCCCAGccgtgacaatcaaaaatgtctcgaGACACCTGTGGGGCAAAATTACCCCTAGCTGAAAACTACTGGTTTCGTTTATTTTTGAGCATTCACTCAGCAAAAGCCCTCACTTGGTTTCCTTTCCACATCTTTTGCTGTGAAGCTTTAAAATACTGTTATTAAAATGTAATCTTTTTTATTAGaaacatatgtgtgtattttcCAGTTTGCAAGCAACACAACGCATCCTTACTGAACTGTTCCCCAAGAACCCTGGACAGAATGGGGACATCAGCCCGATTTTATACTGAAGGAAATAAGTCCAGAACTAGACCCCGGGCCTTTCTGACCACCTACCAGTGCTTCAGGGACCAGGCTTTGACTCCGCCAGGAGGGCAGGCTGCATCTTTACAGGGGAGATGGGACCCAGTTCTGACTTCCAGGCTTCTGCCATGGAGCAGGGAGTGGGTCCTCTGAGTGGGAACTAGGCCAGAGAAGGGGTGACATGGCCCATGCCTAGTGAGCCTAGAGGTGATGCTTTGGCTGTCCAGCACCTGTGTGTTACAGGTCACTGACCCTTGCTCTTTTGTTTGCCTGGCATGTGAGGACAGTAGAAGAAAACCCTCTGCTAATAAGTCAAAATCCAAAAGGCTTTCAAACCACTGTTGTTTCTCTGACTTTTCACTTTCATAATTCCATTCAGAAAAGAACATGCATGCTGGGGTCACACTCGAAAGTTTCTTCCAAATGTATCGGCTGCTATTTTTGAGCCCTTATCTACCTAACTTAAATGAACGAATTAATCGTCATCGTAGGTCAAATGGGATTTCTAAAGTTTTCGTCAATACTTGAAAACATTTCTGCAAGCGAAGttataaagcaaatatataaaataagactGAGCACTaaaccttcttttctttctctactttttcTCTCCCAGGGTTCCCCGAATATATATGACCATGAAGTCACTATAGAAGCTGATGCTTTTTTGCCTGTGGATGAAACCCTGATTCCTACAGGTTGGTGAATTTAAACCTTTTATGGGAATGCAGAGCTGGGGTGCAATGTGAGAAACATTAAAACTTCATTTCCCTAAATATATTTCCCTTGTTGGCCTGACACTATGCCCATAATTACCATGATTAGTCATTTATTTTGGTTATGGTTGGGTGACCATATACTTAAACACCCAAACCAGGACACTCTTGAGAAAGGGGAGAAAGGTGATGCTATTAATAATTTTGCCAGGGCAACAGGCATAAACTGAGATGATCCCAAAAAACTGGGTCAGATGGTCATCCTAGCTGAGCCATAGACTCCAGAAGTTctccattaaaatgtaaatctgtTACTCCTTAGCATCTTAGCAGAGATAAATTTACCTAAGCATTACCTCACAACTGCAGGACGCTGGTAGAAAATGTCATGGTTTTTGACAGAAAAGGAAAGGGTTGGATGGGTTGTACCCTGAGGAGGACAAATACAGATACATCACCTCCGAGACACAGTTAGGGGGATGGAGTGGAAGGAGGAGTTCTGCGTACCAAAAGGGAAGGCGAGGTGTTGGCAGAGTCacatttcgtgtgtgtgtgtgtgtgtgtgtgtgtgtgtgtgtctcctagGTTTACTGGATTGAGATCATTTTGGTTATTATTATCTGGGATCAACAGTACCTTGGTtcaataggcaaatccatagaggtaGAGAGTAGATTAGTGagttgccaggtgctggggacagaggagaatggggagtgacaaTGGGTACtagatttctttttggggtgaaagattctggaattagacagtggtgatggttgcacaaccttgtaaatATACGAAACATTgatgaattgtgcactttaaaagggtatgtgaattatatctcaatttaaaaaagaaaagaaagaaccttGGTTCATGTGTTATCTCCAGGATTGAAGGGTATAGTTTTGTACTAGATGGTACGTGTACCCCCGTCTGGCTCCAGGGGACAGATAGATGACAGCAAGATGAACGGCAGGGGTGCTGTTATTTGTGGCAGTTTATAGAAATTAACTTGTAATAATTATCCCCAAAGCAGTAGATACATATTCTTATTGGGATTTTGTTAGAATCAGAGATCAGTTGAATGTAGGAGGCATCGTCAAAGAAAACtaaagtaaataaaagtaaaggaTGAAGGGAAGGAAGAACAGAAATCTAGAAAGACACACTTTCTGTACCAGTTCCCTTCTAGAGGAAGGGCCACCTTCGTGCTGCCCTTGCCTGATCTAGGTCTCTTACCTGTGTCTGACAGTGACTTGACTTCTCGGATGTGTTACCTCCTAGCTCCTTTATCAGATGGCTTATGTCCTGTGGTCTGCTCTCTCAGGCTTCTGTTTAGGGCGCCAGCCCTATGGTTGCTATGGTAGCTACGTGTGAAAGGTCAGGAAGACCTGTCCCTTCTGTTCCCACCCTGTGTAAGGGTACGTACCTTAGTTGTCACCTCTGCTCCAATAAAGAGCTTAGATGATAGAATATGAGCAATTAGAAGCCAAGGGCACCATCTTTGTTAGTTACTTGGTTTACATCACAAGTAAGAAGACTATTGACATTACATCCCCCTCATATGATGCACTGAAAAAAGCACAACACTTGTGTGGTTTTCTGTCAAAAATGCAGAACCTCAGTCCATTCAGGAGAAGACATGACATGAACCCAATTGAGGGATCATCTACAAAATAAttgaccagtactcttcaaagATAGCAAGATCGTGAAGGACAAAAAAAGACTGAGGAGCAGTCacagaggagactaaggagataCAATAATTAAACACAACATGGGATCCTAGACTGGATCATGAGGCAGAAAAAGGGCAGAGAAAGGTGGGTGAAGGGTACACATAGATGTATTATTTTTGCAACATttttgtaagtctaaaattatttcaaattttcaaaattggaaaaaagaaagacccaAGGATCCAAGTAAGATACTAAAGTTTACTGGGCACCTGCCTTACTTTAGGTAAGGGCTTTTGTTTGGGCATCTTTATTTCGGCATCTTTAAAACAATAGGGCTGTGTTTATGGCTGCTAGTTCAAAATTCTTAAGGGGAAAAAGAATGTGAGCCTGCATACTGAACAGCAACTTCAGTTAACAGCAGGAATTAGAAACTCCCATAAACAAGGTGACTACAAAACTTATTAGAATAATAATGAGGAATCAAGATACATGGATTAAAAATTTTTGGCATCACAGTGTTGAATGTTTTTCTGGCTCCAGGGCTTTTATGTTTGTCTTGGTAATGTGTTATCTTCTGATATTGACATGGCTCAATAGATGGATTTGAATAAGCTGGCCCATCTTGTCCTAGGTGCAGAATTATTGCATTAGAACTATGTGATGTGAACTGCAAGGGAAAAATGGTGGCAACTCCTGTTTTGTGACtgataaggaagaaaatgaactAAGTAGCTTATAAATGGAGGTGATGAAATAAGGgcatatttatttctgtatatttataaaattttatgctATCCTGCTGAGTTTTGATCAGATGAAAATCACAAAAATGCATAACTCATACCAGGTAAAGATTATTTGTCATGATTGTAAGAGATAATTGTGGCAAAGCAAAGTACAGCTTAACATGCAATCTAATTGACTGCATAAAACTCATGTTCATCTCAGTTCTGCACTGTAAGTGGCTTTAGGATCAAATTCTACACTCTGTACTAATATTGAACACCTGTGAAGTTGAGTCAGCTTTGAGACCTCTGGACTATCAGGGAGGCAAGAGCCCAGGTTCTAGTCTTGGCTTTGCTGTTGACTAGTTAGGGGACCTTGGGTGCATGTATAATGCTTTAACATTTAACCTCTATAgactcttatttccttttctgcaaaTAGGAGGTTGAACTCAATCAGGGTTCATAAAGTTTCATAAATCAGACccataaattttgtttaaaaaacagtttGGGAAACTTATCTGGGGTTGCCCAACTTTTCATTTTGCCAAGCTAGAAAGCTATCACAAATACAGGGCTATTAAAATTAATTgggatatatgcatattatatttcaattaaaaaaaatttaaccaatTGGGATAATAATAAGGAGCAGAGATAAATaggctacatttaaaaaaaaagctgaaactaCCATTCATAATCACCatttttcataaaagaaagaatatattaaCACCACAAAAGTGGGGAAAATTTAATCTCAGAATAGAAAATGACCctttaaattgaatttttcttatttttttttaaatgtatttttatttttggctgtgttgggtctttgttgctgcgcacgggctttctctagttgcagtgagcgggggctactcttcgttgtggtgtgcggacttctcattgcggtggcttgtcttgttgcggagcactgggctctaggcgcgtaggcttcagtagttatggcacatgggctcagtagctgtggctcgcgggctctacagtggaggctcagtagttgtggcgcatgggcttagttgctccgcggcatatgggatcttcccggaccagggctcgaacccgtgtctcccgcattggaaggcagattcttaaccactgcgccaccagggaagcccagtttttcttactttttaaagaaatgtgacAGCTGATTATCCAAATCTGTCTCAGTTTTCTGTGGACCAGTGAAAATTTTATTATGCACTCATGATTAAGAACCAATAATTGGTCTGCAAGGTCACTTGTAACTCTTACATTCTGTGATTCTACAAGGCTCTTAGTATAACATTTTACGGCTATCTCCAGCACCCTTCAAATTCATTAGAACTCTATTACAGAAGTAAATAAGTTGCAACAACTTCAAAGCTCATGAAAAATTTGTAATTATCTTTTACATATCCATACATTAGCTGGTCCCTCATAGATTATATCTGTTTGCCCAATGACACAAACTGAaattatagggttttttttcttcctcctttctcagAAATGCTtaagaaacaaataattatattattccTTTGTAACTTCCTCAAAAAGGGCAGTAACTTCTACTGTACCCTCCAGTGATGTAAGAATTCACATGTCTGGCCCACTTTCAGCAGAGAGGAAATCTCTAGGAGCTCAGATTTCATCTGACTCTTAACGTTGACCAAAAGCCCACGAGCAAGTGGCTTAACTGAGACGAGTCCAAAGTCATTTGGTCATTCAGAAATGCCTCCCCAGTGTAGCTGGGCTTGCCAGGAGTTGACAGTCTAGTGGAGGAATCAGCCAGAATATTATCCACTGACCTGGAAAATCATGTCAAAGTAGATGTAACTAAGAGACTTGGTACAGAAGGAAAGCACTGCCTGGGGGCTCCCAGGTAGAGGAGAtgagaatgaaataaaacttGGAAGGGCAAGTAGCGTTTTGCCAGGCAGTGAGGAGGAGAAATGTGTTTTCGACGGAGATGAACAAGAATGGACAGTGCAGGAAAGAGCAGGACGGTCCCCAGGGAAGTGCTGGGCTTCTGAAGCATTCAGGACATGCTTTTGGTGGCAGAAAATGGATGGGCCAATAAGCAGTTGGCTGGGGCCAGGTCACATCTGCACCAGGCTCTGATATGGCTGCAATCCCTGGGGTGGCCCTGGATGACCCTAGGCTGGCCTGGAGTTCAAGGCCAGTCCACACAGGGCAGACTCACAGGTGTACCAGATATTCAGCCAGAACTGGACTGGACTGAACCCCAAGCCCACTTCCGTGAGACATGCTGCAAGAAACCTGGCTGCAAGACCGGCCACACTTGTTAAGGATTCTGGGAATCGATATGCAGTATCTAGAGACTGAGGTTGTGTTGAATTGAGAAAAAGGAAGATACTGTTTATCTGTGAGATGAGGTGAGGGTTTATGATAATAATAGCTGGTATTTCAGAGATACTTTATAAATAATCCACACCacaaccctataaggtaggtTCTGATCATTTTTCTTACTTAACGGATGTGGAAACTGTAGCACAAGGAGTTTAAGTAACTTACTGAGGACCGAACTCAGTTGAAGAGCAGTGgaaagctggaattcaaacctagGTATTAAAACTCAAGCTCTTAACTAGACCTGGTtagatggtggggggggggggaggaaaggaagaaaagagagaaaaaaagaaaattaaatgaatttcttttttaaaaaattttatttatttttggttgtgttgggtcttcgttgctgcacgggggctttctctagttgcagtgagtgggagctactcttcgttgcggtgcgcaggctgctcattgtggtggcttctcttgctgcagagcacaggctctaggcacacgggcttcagtagttgcagcatgcaggctcagtagttgtggcgcacgggcttatttgctccaccacatatgggatcttcctggaccagggctcgaacccatgtcccttgtattggcaggcggattcttaaccactgcaccaccagggaagcccaaatgaatTTCTTGACTATATAGATAGCCAAGATCACCATATAGCCAAGAAACAGGGAGCCagaaactaaataaacaaataaagcttTGGACAGTTGTCAGTTCTCATTCTTTTGCCACCTTTTATACAGATGGCCTCCCAGCTTCTCTCACtgttttccttcccatttctccttcttctcaatttatttctgctttttttttctgcaaagaaAACAGCAAACAAGTTTgttcaaattatatttaaaaagagaaaaacaaaaaagaaagacaaagatagAGGCCATGTCTCCATCTTTTGTGGCTGTTAATTTatacttatatttgtttttcaactCCTTTTTGTTTGCCCTTCATGAAAGCTGTGACCTGAGTTCTTAAGGGAAATGCTGATGCAGATCTAAACTTTGGGGGTGTTTTTACCTTGGTTACAGACCCTCAGCAAGTAATTTTTCAGGTGATGGGAAAACCCATTGTATGAGAAAGTAGCACCTCTTATCTTACAGTAGTTGTAATACTGTGGCCGATGTACTCAGTGAAAAGGGACCTTTTCCCCATGTATGGGGGGAGAGGTGAAGTCCTGTCCTCCATTTTGTTTATCACAGGCTTACTGACTGGGCATTATTACATAGAGAGGAAAGGGATACCTTGACATAGAGTTTCAGGGAACCAAAGCAAGCACAATATGATGAGATCCCTTCGTCTTAAACTTATAGCTGCATTTAGACCTCTACCCAAGGCAGGGCCACAGACCTCCAGCAGCCTTGGGCACCTGTTTCACTCCCGCCTTTCTTCCTCTTGACATTTTTGTGGGGAGCATATAAAATGTCGTCAGCCCTGTCCGCCAAAAAAGCCTGGAAGACAACAGCCCGTACTCTGTGGCTTCTtcattcttcccctttctctgctCTGGTAAAAGGCTGTCCTTTTCCCAAAGCCCACTGGAAATGCCTCAGCAAATGTGAGCCATGGTCCTTGCTCACAGGCACCTCTCTCCTGCACCAATAGAAGGTCTCTGCCAGGCTGAGAGCTCATTTCACCTGTAGACCAGGGGCAGAGTTGCAACTAAGCTGTCAAAACTGGGTTTGCATGTCAGCAGTTAGTGTAGCTTTGGTTTTTCCGAGCAGTTGTTtttctcaacttaaaaaaatgtgcaGCCCTTATAGCATTTGCTGCTACTTAGGATGGGCACATACTCTATTATTGGGGCATCTTCAAGTCACCTTGAGTATGTTTTTTATGTTGTTGTCAGGGCTCTCCCTGTAGTTTCCCAGAGGTGGAACTCCTGGAAGCCGTTTACCAGGAAGGACAGGTGGACATCCACAGAGAGAGAACACTCCAGTGCCAGGTCTCTGTGCTGACATGTCAGATATTTAGCTTCGAGGCCTGAGTCTAGTGTCCTGCCCTGTGGCAACAGGaggaaactggtccctggtaccCTGCTCAGGTACTAAGCCAGCTGAATGTGAGCAGGTGAGAAACAGAAAATCCCTGTTTCTCCAGGGATTAATTCATTCCCAAGGTTGTAAATATTACATTTCATCCTTTCGCCTTACAGAACTGTGAGGCTTGGAGGCGATCTGGGCCACCAGCCCAGCAAGACTTTATGATGTGTACAGCACAGTGCAAAACTAAGCATGTGTCTTTATAGGCATTTACAgcacatagcttttttttttccttttaattgtgCTATTCTTTACTCGTAGTAGATAAGTAATTAAGACAGCAAAAATGAATGATTTGATTGGGTCTTTTGTCTCTTAAAGTAACATTAGTAAAATCCTGTCTTATTCTCTTCCTTGAGATGacataccttttatttttataaaaatttacccAATCCACTTTGTCCCCCAGCCCATCTCTGTTCACTTGTGGAGAGCAGTTCTTGCTGCTCTCCATTTTTGAAAGGTCCTACTAAAATTACATGAAAGCAACCCCATTTTGACAAAATTAGAATTCTGGTAGGAAAGGCTTACCACGAGGCTGCGGAGAGAAGCTCAGCAagacatttgtattttatttcaacCTGTCTGGGTTCAACCTACAATTCAGTTGCTTTTATAATTACTTCCCTAGGGCAGGTCTAAGTCTCTGACCTGGAGAAATAACAAATTCTAAAGTAGTCTCCCAGTTCAAAGATGGTGCAGATGAAGACTGTTTTGATCTACGTGTTTTAACCTTTGCAGAGCTTCTTACAGAAAACTCCTTTAGACTTTATATAATTCTAAAATAGTGGATATAATATTAGCTTCAATCCTCCATTAATatgcttcctctttccttttcatcccacctccccaccctacTCAATATCATCGTCAGGTCCTGCTGATTTTTTGTAATAAGACAAtgttttttagagaagttttaggttcagagaaaaactgagcagaaggtacagagattttccataaCCCCCATTCCCACACATGATGGCCTCCCCCTTATCAACACCCACCACCAGGGTGGtgcatttgttataattgataaACCtacactgaggggcttccctggtggctcagtggttaagaatccgcctgccaatgcaggggacatgggttcgatacctggtccgggaagatcccacatgctgcagggcaactaggcccacgagccacaactactgagtccacatgtcacaactactgagcccgttctccgcaacaagagaagccaccgcaatgagaagcccgcgcaccgcaacgaatagtagcccccactcgccacaactagagaaagcccacacgcagcaacgaagacgcaacgcagccaaaaataaataaataaaataaataaatttattaaaaacaaaaaacccaacattGACATGTCTTTATCACCCAAAGTTCATAATTTTCATTAGGCTTCACTCTTTTTGGCGGGTGGGGGGCGCCGCGCTGTGCAGCTTGaaggatcttaggtccctgaccaggggcCCAACCCAcaccccgtgcagtggaagcacagagtcctaaccactggaccgccagggaagtccctagggttcactcttggtgtggtatattctatgagtttggacagatgtataatgacatgtatccatcattatggtatcatacagagtatgccctaaaaatcctctgaatTTGTTTCAACCATCCATCAATatgcttcctctttccttttcagtCCCTCCCCACACCCATCCCCATATTGTTAGTCATTAGctcctgatgattttttttttttttttttggctgcattgggtctttgttgctgcacactggctttctctggttgcagcgagaggggccactcttcgttgtggtgcgcgggcctctcatggcGGTgacctctcttgctgcggagcacgggctctaggcgcacaggcttcagtagttatggcatggaggctctagagcgcaggctcagtagttgtggcacacgggcctagctgctccgcggcatgtgggatcctcctggaccagggctcgaacccgtgtcccctgcattggcaggcggactcccaaccactgcgccaccagggaagccctctgatgatTTTTAACAACTAATATTTCTTGAATCTGTCTCTTCAATATGTATCATTGATTATATGGCTCCATCTCCATCGTCACTGTCCCagtgtaggttgtcttttcttctctagATCAGTGCCAGGTTTATATTACGAGCTTCATAATTTGGGatcagtgaatgaacaaatgaatctgGACAACAGCTCTCTaactagggggaaaaaatctcTTTAGATCTATCCTCCATCTGGTTACTAAAGATATCTAACTAAAATGCAAATCTTACTTTGATACTCTCcagtttaaaaaaacttttagatGGCTCCCAGGCCAGACACCAGCTGCCTCCCAGACCCATCCCCCAGCGTGCCTCACTCACACCTCACCCTGTTtcagcatctccctcccacccacaggGCCACTCGATACCCCTTCCTTGCTGCATATACCCCTACTCTCTTCAAGGCTCATACTTTCTCCTTAGAAATGTTTCCCCCCCGCTTCCTGGAAACAGTGGATTCTTTGTTGCTCTGGGGTTTTCGTAATGACATAATCTGTTTTAGGTGTGCCCAGGCTCCCTTATCTTCCTCTCCATTAAGTCTACCTCAGGTGTTCTATCAGGACTTACTAGTTACAGATCCAAAGTAGGAAGCTAGAAGGGAGCTTCAGGCCTGGTCTCTTTGGCTTGAAGCTAgaaaactaatctatgataaacaGAAAAGTGGAACCAAGTAGCAGCCAGTCTGCACATGCTATGAACAACtactccttcctttccccctccaccccttGTCAGTCTTTTTccactcttctctcttctttacaTTTGTTTTAAACATAGTGTATTAAAGCAATACCGTGTGATAACTGGAATTCAGCAAACCTGGATGCAGGTCTCAGTTCTGCTACCCACCATCTTTGCTCTCAAGTCAGCCCTGAAAACCCTTTGGTCCTCATAACCTAATCTGTAAAATCTCATTAGATGACGGTTACATTAGTTGAACTCTGAAGTCCTGTTAGTTTCTAACAATGATTCGAAGACCACATGGAACTTCTAACCcagatattcattttttttttaagacaagtcTCTACCTTTATTGGCCAGCAGGCTACTTAAGGGGGATGAAGTGGGAGGAGTGGGTGGCCCCAATGCCGGGCCGGCCGTGCTTCACAGGCTTGTAGGTGATGGAGAGCTCGCCTAGGTAGTGGCCGATCATCTCAGGCTTGATTTCCACCTGGTTGAAAGTCTTGCCATTGTAGACGCCCACCATGCTGCCCACCATCTCGGGTAGGATGATCATGTCGCGCAGGTGCGTCTTCACCACCTCGGGCTTCTCCATGGGCGGCGCCTCCTTCTTGGCCTTGCGCAGCCGCTTCAGCAGCGAGTGCTGCTTCCTCCGGAGGCCGCGGTTCAGCCACCGCCGCTGCCGCGCGCTGTACAACTGCATCAGCTGCTCATAGGACGTGTCCAGCAATTGATCGAGGTCCACGCCGCAGTAGGTGAACTTGCGGAAGGTCCGCTTCTTCTTCTGCTCCACTTCCGCCATCTGGTCGGCTCTTCAGAAAGGCTAACCCAGATATTCTTAACCAGGGTCCATACTTGTATGtctaggaagatgatgaaagaACTTCAAGGGATTCATGAGCccctgaaattctttttttttttttttaag is drawn from Mesoplodon densirostris isolate mMesDen1 chromosome 14, mMesDen1 primary haplotype, whole genome shotgun sequence and contains these coding sequences:
- the LOC132501713 gene encoding small ribosomal subunit protein uS19-like produces the protein MAEVEQKKKRTFRKFTYCGVDLDQLLDTSYEQLMQLYSARQRRWLNRGLRRKQHSLLKRLRKAKKEAPPMEKPEVVKTHLRDMIILPEMVGSMVGVYNGKTFNQVEIKPEMIGHYLGELSITYKPVKHGRPGIGATHSSHFIPLK